In Limnochordia bacterium, a genomic segment contains:
- a CDS encoding VCBS repeat-containing protein, whose translation MSRIIVFFSIVLLVFSGTARGMGVFWQAQDYLMEAILQVERMDLDEDGKDELIILGRNYEARETFIYALTWSGREWLVLWQSPNLFETASPIYMAVGDFRGSGPELLVMTNTKYRIYHWSSKGFEEVWSGANTFPVRLATGLARTEGVDYLIRTRLARTTELTVFDELVLLMWQEPEGFVELSRTGEISHIRALNAADIGGSGQTEVFTETGEAMARGEVQVWQITPQNKFKRLFAGTLSSSPVFAMAGGDFLAKSLLVIGDNAGRINLYGLTGNGLQSEGKQLRVGYGLVSAAVGTFTGNQSNEIAMVRYPAELMLISE comes from the coding sequence ATGTCAAGGATAATCGTTTTCTTCAGTATAGTCTTGCTAGTGTTTTCCGGTACCGCCAGGGGAATGGGTGTTTTCTGGCAAGCCCAGGATTACCTAATGGAAGCGATCCTACAAGTGGAGAGGATGGACCTTGATGAGGACGGGAAGGATGAACTCATCATTTTAGGTCGCAACTACGAGGCTAGAGAGACCTTCATTTATGCCCTAACTTGGAGTGGTAGGGAGTGGTTGGTTCTCTGGCAGAGCCCTAATCTGTTTGAGACGGCTAGCCCCATTTACATGGCTGTTGGTGACTTTCGGGGCAGTGGCCCTGAGCTTCTGGTCATGACCAACACCAAGTACCGTATCTACCATTGGTCGAGTAAAGGTTTTGAAGAAGTATGGAGTGGAGCCAACACTTTTCCCGTGCGGCTGGCCACAGGTTTAGCTCGAACCGAAGGAGTGGACTATCTCATCCGCACGCGCCTGGCCAGAACAACTGAGTTGACTGTGTTTGATGAGCTGGTGCTCCTGATGTGGCAGGAACCGGAGGGTTTTGTAGAACTCAGTCGTACCGGTGAGATTAGTCACATTCGGGCGTTGAACGCTGCAGATATTGGTGGTAGCGGCCAAACCGAGGTGTTCACTGAGACTGGTGAGGCCATGGCTCGGGGAGAAGTCCAGGTGTGGCAGATCACCCCACAAAACAAATTCAAAAGGCTTTTTGCGGGGACCTTGAGTAGCTCACCGGTCTTTGCCATGGCTGGAGGAGACTTCCTTGCTAAGTCTTTGCTTGTGATTGGGGATAATGCTGGTCGGATCAACCTTTATGGGCTAACGGGCAATGGGCTCCAGAGTGAAGGCAAGCAACTACGGGTTGGCTACGGTCTTGTCTCTGCGGCAGTTGGTACCTTCACCGGTAACCAGTCCAATGAGATTGCCATGGTACGCTACCCCGCGGAACTAATGCTAATTAGTGAGTAA
- a CDS encoding PHP domain-containing protein, producing MHVFADLHTHTRFSHGKGTVEENVKAAAELGLEQVAITDHGPASWFTVGIRDFGILREIRNQAKRCARKYRIEVLVGLEANVIDPHGHIDVPPFIAAELDLLLVGLHLHIIPRRTLGALQLLFPHYLARFTGFGRAWSREHNTKALIAAVENNDVDIVTHPGLSLSIDTGALAMVCAREGVALEINTSHLQSNPEFIMTGKEAGAAFAICSDAHSPSRVGDFARGIKHAQTAGLSVSQIINAR from the coding sequence GTGCATGTTTTCGCTGACCTACATACCCATACTCGCTTCAGCCATGGAAAGGGAACTGTGGAAGAGAACGTCAAGGCCGCAGCTGAGCTAGGACTAGAACAGGTTGCCATTACCGACCATGGACCAGCCAGTTGGTTTACAGTCGGGATTAGAGACTTTGGGATCCTACGGGAAATTCGAAACCAAGCCAAGCGTTGCGCTCGGAAATACCGGATCGAAGTGTTAGTTGGCCTTGAGGCCAATGTGATTGATCCACATGGTCATATTGATGTTCCGCCATTTATTGCTGCGGAACTAGACCTTCTATTAGTTGGTCTTCACCTGCACATTATTCCTAGACGAACACTGGGAGCTTTACAACTACTATTTCCTCATTACCTGGCGCGGTTTACCGGATTTGGTCGCGCCTGGTCTAGGGAACACAATACCAAGGCCCTAATTGCCGCCGTGGAAAACAATGATGTGGACATAGTAACCCATCCTGGTTTATCATTAAGTATAGATACGGGAGCCTTGGCAATGGTTTGTGCAAGAGAAGGTGTTGCCCTAGAGATCAACACAAGTCACCTGCAAAGCAACCCAGAGTTCATTATGACCGGGAAAGAGGCCGGGGCGGCTTTTGCGATTTGCTCCGATGCCCACAGCCCAAGTCGCGTCGGGGATTTTGCCCGGGGTATCAAACACGCCCAGACAGCGGGCCTTTCAGTATCCCA